In Carya illinoinensis cultivar Pawnee chromosome 10, C.illinoinensisPawnee_v1, whole genome shotgun sequence, one DNA window encodes the following:
- the LOC122280129 gene encoding pentatricopeptide repeat-containing protein At4g19191, mitochondrial-like, with product MPWIRRFRHLLHDPLLLKFPHFPATQTRPFSTLSSLLDLCTEPRQLRQVHARFTLHGLHQNPALSSQLMDCYGKLGLLHLSQQVFNSISNPSSVLYSSNLRNLFKFGEFERTILVYQEMVMNSMYPDEDTYPFVLRSCFCLPYAGYGEKVHGHVVKLGLDSFDLVGTALVEMYRSCGNFENEQQLVERKSNCDLYDWNSLIFEASQNGDSEESFRLFQRMRNKRVEPDSDTIINLLRSSVDLNSLRAGKAVHSLVVVSNLCKELSVNTAILSMYCKLCSLEYARLLFEEMPEKDCVVWNILIGAYSKNGYPQKSIEILQCMVRTGIRADLFTALPMISSITQLKSIGWGKQLHGYVIRNGSDYQVSVHNSLIDMYCECAHLSSARKIFDSLINKTVVSWSAIIKGYVTNDQCIGALSLFGKMKEEGVRVDFVTVINILPVCVNIGALENVKYIHGYSLKLGLNILSSVNTALLVSYAKCGYIEMAQKIFDEEKINGKDIIMWNSMISAYAKHGDWPKCFDLYNQMKHSNLKLDQVTFLGLLTACVNSGLIKEGQECFKEMENYGFQPTQEHYACMVDLLGRAGKTTEARELVKTMPFKPDARVWGPLLSACKMHSDTKLAEFAAEKLIIMEPKNAGNYVLLSNIYAAAGKWDGVAKMRSFLRDRGLKKTPGSSWLEVNGHVHEFRVADKSHPRSDDIYTLLRNIEVEITARNKSSETRS from the coding sequence ATGCCTTGGATTCGACGGTTCAGACATCTCCTCCACGATCCTTTGCTACTCAAATTCCCACACTTTCCCGCCACCCAAACAAGACCTTTCAGCACGCTCTCTTCCTTATTGGATCTCTGCACTGAACCCCGACAGCTTCGACAAGTCCATGCCAGGTTCACCCTCCATGGCCTACACCAAAACCCAGCACTCTCTTCCCAACTCATGGACTGCTATGGCAAACTTGGCCTCCTCCATCTTTCCCAACAAGTATTCAACTCCATTAGTAACCCAAGTTCAGTTCTTTACAGCTcgaatttgagaaatttgttTAAGTTTGGTGAGTTTGAGAGAACCATTTTGGTGTACCAAGAAATGGTCATGAATTCCATGTACCCGGATGAAGATACCTACCCTTTTGTTCTGAGGTCATGTTTTTGTTTGCCATATGCTGGATATGGGGAAAAGGTTCATGGGCACGTGGTGAAACTCGGGTTGGATTCATTTGATTTGGTGGGTACTGCTTTGGTAGAGATGTATAGGAGCTGCGGTAATTTTGAGAATGAGCAACAGCTGGTTGAAAGAAAGTCTAATTGTGATTTGTATGATTGGAATTCTTTGATTTTTGAGGCTTCTCAAAACGGGGATTCCGAGGAGAGTTTCCGACTTTTCCAGAGAATGAGAAATAAGAGGGTTGAGCCGGATTCAGATACTATAATTAACTTGTTAAGGTCAAGCGTTGATTTGAACTCCTTACGGGCGGGAAAGGCTGTTCATAGTTTGGTTGTTGTGAGCAACTTGTGCAAGGAATTATCGGTGAATACAGCAATATTGTCTATGTATTGCAAATTGTGTAGTCTGGAATATGCAAGATTGCTATTCGAGGAAATGCCCGAGAAGGACTGCGTTGTTTGGAATATATTGATTGGAGCATATTCTAAAAATGGGTACCCCCAGAAATCCATTGAAATATTGCAGTGTATGGTAAGAACAGGGATAAGAGCTGATTTGTTCACAGCACTTCCTATGATTTCTTCAATCACACAGTTGAAGTCTATTGGGTGGGGCAAGCAATTGCATGGTTATGTAATAAGAAATGGTTCAGACTATCAAGTATCAGTTCATAATTCTCTTATTGACATGTACTGTGAGTGTGCCCATTTAAGTTCAGCTAGGAAGATCTTCGATTCATTGATAAACAAGACTGTGGTTTCATGGAGCGCAATCATTAAAGGATATGTGACCAATGATCAGTGCATTGGTGCTTTGTCGCTCTTTGGCAAGATGAAAGAGGAAGGAGTGAGAGTCGATTTTGTGACAGTTATCAACATTTTGCCTGTTTGTGTGAATATTGGGGCATTAGAAAATGTAAAATACATTCATGGGTACTCATTGAAATTAGGCCTCAACATACTTTCCTCCGTTAATACCGCCCTTCTTGTCAGCTATGCAAAATGTGGATACATAGAAATGGCTCAGAAGATTTTTGATGAAGAGAAAATCAATGGTAAAGATATAATCATGTGGAACTCTATGATCAGTGCATATGCTAAGCATGGAGACTGGCCTAAATGTTTTGATTTGTACAACCAAATGAAGCATTCAAATTTGAAACTGGATCAAGTAACCTTTCTTGGGCTATTGACAGCCTGCGTAAATTCTGGCCTCATTAAAGAAGGGCAGGAGTGTTTCAAGGAGATGGAAAACTATGGTTTCCAACCAACCCAAGAACACTATGCTTGCATGGTTGATCTATTAGGGCGTGCTGGGAAAACGACTGAAGCCAGAGAACTTGTAAAAACTATGCCCTTCAAACCAGATGCTCGAGTGTGGGGCCCATTATTAAGTGCCTGTAAGATGCACTCAGACACCAAGCTTGCAGAGTTTGCCGCAGAGAAGCTTATTATCATGGAACCAAAAAATGCTGGCAATTACGTATTGCTCTCAAATATTTATGCTGCAGCCGGAAAGTGGGATGGGGTTGCTAAAATGAGGAGCTTTCTTAGAGATAGAGGATTGAAGAAAACCCCAGGATCTAGCTGGCTAGAAGTAAATGGACATGTACACGAGTTTCGTGTTGCTGATAAATCTCATCCTAGGTCGGATGATATCTATACCCTTTTAAGAAACATAGAGGTTGAAATCACGGCTAGAAACAAGAGTTCAGAAACGCGGTCTTAA
- the LOC122279592 gene encoding p21-activated protein kinase-interacting protein 1-like yields MSLIAGSYEKYIWGFKLKPHETPHLILTPLFSYPSHQSSITTVATCGHYAASGGSDDTIHLYDLPSASYLGSLHDHSSSLTSLSFFSSPNLSFPRNLISSAADGSVSIFDADPFVLLKSIRPHRKAVNDLSIHPSGKLALTVGRDECLAMLNLVRGRRSFCCRLGREASMVKFDLGGDRFFMVLEDKIGVHEAEDARLLCELENPKQKRVLCVAPGENGVLYTGGEDRSITAWDTKSGKVAYCIEDAHSSRLKGVVVLTRNDDTASVDDPYLVASASSDGVIRVWDVRMAIKEKPNPLAEANTKSRLTCLAGSSLKSFKQPGPGSKSIQKEELDADMEGS; encoded by the exons ATGAGTCTGATAGCAGGCTCATACGAGAAATACATATGGGGCTTCAaactcaaaccccatgaaaccCCACACCTGATCCTTACCCCACTTTTCTCCTACCCATCCCATCAATCCTCCATCACCACCGTTGCCACCTGCGGCCACTACGCTGCCTCCGGCGGCTCCGACGACACTATCCACCTCTACGACCTCCCTTCTGCCTCCTACCTCGGCTCCCTCCACGACCACTCCTCCTCCCTCACCTCCCTCTCCTTCTTCTCCTCTCCCAACCTCTCCTTCCCTCGCAACCTCATCTCCTCTGCCGCCGACGGCTCCGTCTCCATCTTCGACGCCGACCCTTTCGTCCTTCTCAAGTCCATCCGCCCCCACAGGAAGGCCGTCAACGATCTCTCCATCCACCCCTCTGGAAAGCTGGCTTTGACCGTTGGCCGCGACGAATGCTTGGCCATGCTCAACTTGGTGAGGGGGAGGAGGAGCTTTTGTTGCAGGCTGGGGAGGGAAGCCAGCATGGTGAAGTTTGATTTGGGTGGGGACAGGTTTTTCATGGTTTTGGAGGACAAGATTGGGGTGCACGAGGCGGAGGATGCCAGGTTGCTATGTGAGTTAGAGAATCCCAAACAAAAGCGCGTTCTTTGCGTCGCGCCCGGCGAG AATGGAGTTCTATATACTGGTGGTGAGGACCGGAGTATTACAGCATGGGACACAAAAAGCGGGAAGGTTGCATATTGCATTGAAGATGCTCATTCTTCTCGTTTGAAAGGCGTTGTTGTGCTCACAAGGAATGATGATACTGCTTCTGTTGATGATCCGTACTTAGTTGCATCTGCATCGTCGGATGGTGTTATACGCGTCTGGGATGTTCGCATGGCCATTAAGGAAAAGCCAAATCCGTTGGCTGAAGCTAATACGAAGTCTAGGCTAACTTGTCTTGCTGGATCATCTCTCAAAT CTTTCAAACAACCAGGACCTGGAAGCAAGAGTATTCAGAAAGAAGAGCTGGATGCAGATATGGAAGGTTCATAA
- the LOC122279593 gene encoding uncharacterized protein LOC122279593: MVQDPEQPIPPSPPLQPPIQADTHPPQPPPPPFDPSRMIGIIKRKALIKELAAVYHAECLSYCQELLELQRNWEEPFVDLKIPEDSKKDTIRPSKRVKKSR, from the exons ATGGTCCAAGACCCGGAACAACCGATTCCTCCGTCGCCGCCTCTTCAGCCTCCAATTCAAGCCGATACCCATCCTCCTCAGCCACCACCGCCACCGTTCGATCCTAGTCGga tgATTGGCATTATTAAAAGGAAGGCCTTGATAAAAGAGTTAGCTGCGGTATACCATGCAGAGTGCCTTTCATATTGTCAAGAGCTTTTGGAACTTCAAAGAAATTGGGAAGAG CCATTTGTTGACTTGAAGATTCCAGAGGATTCAAAGAAAGATACAATTCGGCCTTCCAAACGTGTAAAAAAATCCCGCTAG
- the LOC122279430 gene encoding endoplasmic reticulum oxidoreductin-2-like isoform X1 yields the protein MVKVEAESKGASKRWSGLVVGALIVIFIAMAMSLRISSYLSPFGRTSMPCQCSKYSGIVEDCCCDYETVDRLNEEVLHPLLQELVKTAFFRYFKVKLWCDCPFWPDDGMCRLRDCSVCECPESEFPEPFRRPHHGLSQDDPICQEGKPQATVDRTIDTKALRGWTVTDNPWTNDDETDNSEMTYVNLQLNPERYTGYAGPSARRIWDAVYSENCPKYPSEESCQEEKILYKLISGLHSSISIHIAGDYLLDEARNLWGQNLSLMYDRVLRYPDRVRNLYFTFLFVLRAVTKAADYLEYAEYDTGNLTEDLRTMSLMRQLLFNPKLKAACPIPYDEAKLWRGQRGPELKQKIQQQFRNIRALMDCVGCEKCRLWGKLQVLGLGTALKILFSVDGQEQLGQTLHLQRNEVIALMNLLNRLSESVKIVQEMGPSVEKIMEGQMSSPSAPKRSWQWI from the exons ATGGTGAAAGTGGAGGCTGAGAGCAAGGGCGCCAGTAAGCGATGGAGCGGGTTGGTGGTTGGAGCTCTTATTGTCATCTTTATCGCCATGGCTATGTCTTTGAGAATCTCTTCGTATTTATCGCCTTTTGGACGGACTAGCATGCCTTGCCAATGTTCTAAG tATAGTGGCATTGTTGAGGATTGTTGTTGTGATTATGAGACGGTGGACCGACTTAATGAGGAAGTTTTGCACCCATTACTCCAAGAGCTTGTAAAAACTGCATTCTTCCGATATTTCAAG GTTAAGTTGTGGTGTGACTGTCCTTTCTGGCCTGATGATGGTATGTGCCGCCTGCGGGATTGCAGTGTTTGTGAATGCCCAGAAAGTGAGTTTCCTGAACCATTTCGGAGGCCCCATCATGGCCTCTCACAAGATGATCCAATCTGTCAAGAGGGAAAGCCACAGGCCACTGTGGACCGTACAATAGATACTAAAGCTCTCAGAGGCTGGACAGTGACAGACAATCCCTGGACAAATGATGATGAAACTGACAATT CTGAGATGACATATGTCAATCTTCAACTGAATCCTGAACGCTACACTGGCTACGCTGGCCCATCTGCTAGAAGGATATGGGATGCTGTCTACAGTGAGAACTGCCCCAAGT ATCCATCTGAAGAGTCATGCCAAGAGGAAAAGATATTGTACAAATTGATATCTGGTCTTCACTCTTCGATCTCAATCCATATAGCTGGTGATTATCTACTTGATGAAGCTAGAAACTTG TGGGGTCAAAATCTCTCGTTGATGTATGACCGGGTCCTACGATACCCAGATCGTGTCAGAAACTTGTACTTCACATTTCTCTTTGTTCTCCGAGCTGTGACAAAG GCAGCAGATTATTTGGAATATGCCGAGTACGATACTGGTAACCTGACTGAGGACCTGAGGACTATGTCCTTGATGAGACAGCTACTTTTCAATCCTAAACTAAAAGCTGCATGCCCAATCCCATATGACGAAGCTAAATTGTGGAGAGGTCAACGTGGACCTGAACTAAAGCAGAAAATCCAACAGCAATTCAGAAACATAAG GGCATTGATGGACTGTGTAGGATGTGAGAAATGTCGTCTGTGGGGAAAGCTTCAGGTCCTTGGTCTTGGTACTGCATTGAAAATCCTTTTTTCTGTCGATGGTCAGGAACAGTTGGGTCAGACT CTGCATCTACAACGGAATGAAGTCATTGCCCTAATGAATCTACTGAATCGACTGTCAGAGTCTGTAAAAATTGTCCAAGAAATGGGGCCTTCTGTTGAAAAAATCATGGAAGGTCAGATGTCTTCACCCAGTGCTCCAAAGAGGTCATGGCAATGGATATGA
- the LOC122279430 gene encoding endoplasmic reticulum oxidoreductin-2-like isoform X2 produces MEIAAGEYKIEGKDYSGIVEDCCCDYETVDRLNEEVLHPLLQELVKTAFFRYFKVKLWCDCPFWPDDGMCRLRDCSVCECPESEFPEPFRRPHHGLSQDDPICQEGKPQATVDRTIDTKALRGWTVTDNPWTNDDETDNSEMTYVNLQLNPERYTGYAGPSARRIWDAVYSENCPKYPSEESCQEEKILYKLISGLHSSISIHIAGDYLLDEARNLWGQNLSLMYDRVLRYPDRVRNLYFTFLFVLRAVTKAADYLEYAEYDTGNLTEDLRTMSLMRQLLFNPKLKAACPIPYDEAKLWRGQRGPELKQKIQQQFRNIRALMDCVGCEKCRLWGKLQVLGLGTALKILFSVDGQEQLGQTLHLQRNEVIALMNLLNRLSESVKIVQEMGPSVEKIMEGQMSSPSAPKRSWQWI; encoded by the exons ATGGAGATAGCAGCGGGAGAATACAAAATTGAAGGGAAAGAC tATAGTGGCATTGTTGAGGATTGTTGTTGTGATTATGAGACGGTGGACCGACTTAATGAGGAAGTTTTGCACCCATTACTCCAAGAGCTTGTAAAAACTGCATTCTTCCGATATTTCAAG GTTAAGTTGTGGTGTGACTGTCCTTTCTGGCCTGATGATGGTATGTGCCGCCTGCGGGATTGCAGTGTTTGTGAATGCCCAGAAAGTGAGTTTCCTGAACCATTTCGGAGGCCCCATCATGGCCTCTCACAAGATGATCCAATCTGTCAAGAGGGAAAGCCACAGGCCACTGTGGACCGTACAATAGATACTAAAGCTCTCAGAGGCTGGACAGTGACAGACAATCCCTGGACAAATGATGATGAAACTGACAATT CTGAGATGACATATGTCAATCTTCAACTGAATCCTGAACGCTACACTGGCTACGCTGGCCCATCTGCTAGAAGGATATGGGATGCTGTCTACAGTGAGAACTGCCCCAAGT ATCCATCTGAAGAGTCATGCCAAGAGGAAAAGATATTGTACAAATTGATATCTGGTCTTCACTCTTCGATCTCAATCCATATAGCTGGTGATTATCTACTTGATGAAGCTAGAAACTTG TGGGGTCAAAATCTCTCGTTGATGTATGACCGGGTCCTACGATACCCAGATCGTGTCAGAAACTTGTACTTCACATTTCTCTTTGTTCTCCGAGCTGTGACAAAG GCAGCAGATTATTTGGAATATGCCGAGTACGATACTGGTAACCTGACTGAGGACCTGAGGACTATGTCCTTGATGAGACAGCTACTTTTCAATCCTAAACTAAAAGCTGCATGCCCAATCCCATATGACGAAGCTAAATTGTGGAGAGGTCAACGTGGACCTGAACTAAAGCAGAAAATCCAACAGCAATTCAGAAACATAAG GGCATTGATGGACTGTGTAGGATGTGAGAAATGTCGTCTGTGGGGAAAGCTTCAGGTCCTTGGTCTTGGTACTGCATTGAAAATCCTTTTTTCTGTCGATGGTCAGGAACAGTTGGGTCAGACT CTGCATCTACAACGGAATGAAGTCATTGCCCTAATGAATCTACTGAATCGACTGTCAGAGTCTGTAAAAATTGTCCAAGAAATGGGGCCTTCTGTTGAAAAAATCATGGAAGGTCAGATGTCTTCACCCAGTGCTCCAAAGAGGTCATGGCAATGGATATGA